A genomic window from Actinomycetaceae bacterium MB13-C1-2 includes:
- a CDS encoding ABC transporter permease subunit: MLGALVVYPIIFTVIRSFYSAGGDQMVGFDNYAKMFTSASTFQAIKNNIIWVIVAPLTCTVLGLIFAVLMEKISWNSAFKLIIFMPMAISMLAAGVIFRGMFQENPNQGVVNAAIAGISQAFSGTTAYPGAKARPDVGIEQDAGTIATSETVAAGNSQLFPLVSIKATEIPESAEQAAEPIAAEADQITGTVFSDVIHGGGGTNGIIEDGKSGLPGIHVDAVAPDGQVAAATITDQTGAFTLSGLDPGVEYRVALPPSNFGEGFQGVSWLGPSLINLVVILSYVWIWAGFAMVMISSGMSAIDRSLLEAARVDGASEWKVFTRITVPLLAPVLTVVFITLVINVLKIFDLVYVIPPGASKPAANVIAVEMWTVSFGGGNNQGLGSALAILLLLLVLPAMIMNIKRFREEGRG; this comes from the coding sequence GTGCTTGGTGCACTCGTCGTGTACCCGATCATCTTTACCGTCATCCGCTCCTTTTACTCCGCCGGCGGTGACCAGATGGTCGGCTTCGACAACTACGCCAAAATGTTCACCAGTGCCTCGACCTTCCAGGCAATCAAGAACAACATCATCTGGGTTATCGTTGCTCCGCTCACCTGCACAGTTCTAGGGCTGATCTTTGCCGTTCTTATGGAGAAGATCAGCTGGAACAGCGCCTTTAAACTCATCATCTTTATGCCAATGGCGATCTCGATGCTCGCCGCCGGGGTCATCTTTAGAGGCATGTTTCAGGAGAACCCGAATCAGGGAGTGGTAAATGCCGCGATCGCGGGGATAAGTCAAGCATTCTCGGGCACAACTGCCTACCCCGGCGCCAAGGCACGGCCCGATGTTGGCATCGAACAGGACGCGGGAACCATCGCCACTTCCGAAACGGTAGCGGCTGGTAACTCTCAACTTTTCCCGCTGGTGAGCATCAAAGCCACCGAAATTCCCGAGAGCGCCGAACAGGCAGCCGAGCCCATAGCCGCGGAAGCAGATCAGATTACCGGCACAGTCTTCTCTGATGTTATTCACGGAGGAGGCGGAACGAACGGCATTATCGAAGACGGTAAGTCTGGGCTGCCGGGAATCCATGTAGACGCGGTTGCCCCCGACGGCCAGGTTGCCGCCGCCACGATAACTGATCAGACCGGCGCCTTCACGCTTTCAGGCCTAGATCCGGGAGTCGAGTACCGAGTCGCACTTCCGCCATCAAATTTCGGAGAGGGTTTCCAGGGTGTCTCCTGGCTTGGACCATCCCTCATAAACCTGGTCGTCATCCTCAGCTATGTATGGATTTGGGCCGGATTCGCAATGGTCATGATCTCGTCAGGAATGTCAGCCATCGATCGATCCCTCCTGGAAGCAGCCCGCGTTGACGGAGCCTCAGAATGGAAGGTCTTCACCCGGATCACCGTGCCGCTGCTGGCGCCCGTTTTGACAGTCGTTTTTATCACTCTGGTCATCAATGTCCTAAAGATCTTTGACCTCGTCTACGTCATTCCACCGGGCGCTTCGAAACCCGCCGCCAACGTAATCGCCGTTGAAATGTGGACCGTTTCATTCGGTGGAGGGAACAACCAGGGGCTGGGCTCGGCACTGGCAATACTGCTTCTGTTACTTGTCCTCCCGGCGATGATCATGAACATCAAACGGTTCCGAGAGGAGGGACGTGGATGA
- a CDS encoding carbohydrate ABC transporter permease, with protein MSVETTAVPLDTPTVKSEPLNSRISRILSSSLVNIILALVAVFWLVPSFGLLITSLRSSGDNAASGWWTVFTKPAELTLANYQNLLSNPTITGSFWNTIVITVPSTILVVLIAALAAYGLAFIDFPGRDWLLILIIALMAVPVQVALIPLARLFGTLGIFGSVIGVILFHVGFGLPFAIFLLRNFFLQVPRELLEAARIDGAGEWRTFFQVVLPLGLPAIASLAIFQFLWVWNDMLVALIFTNSNSMPLTVAIQSQLRQFSANIDVLASGAFLSMTVPLIVFFAFQRYFVQALLAGAQK; from the coding sequence ATGAGCGTCGAAACGACTGCTGTCCCCCTAGACACGCCCACGGTGAAGTCTGAGCCTTTGAACTCGCGAATCAGCCGGATTCTGTCCTCATCCCTGGTAAATATCATTCTGGCTCTAGTCGCCGTTTTCTGGCTCGTTCCCAGCTTCGGCCTGTTGATCACCTCGCTCCGTAGTTCGGGCGACAATGCGGCTTCCGGCTGGTGGACCGTGTTTACCAAGCCTGCCGAACTAACCTTGGCCAACTACCAGAATCTGCTGAGTAATCCCACAATCACCGGATCGTTCTGGAACACGATTGTTATCACCGTCCCTTCTACGATCCTGGTTGTGCTGATCGCGGCCCTTGCCGCTTACGGCCTCGCCTTCATTGATTTCCCCGGACGCGACTGGCTACTGATCCTGATCATCGCTTTAATGGCGGTGCCGGTACAGGTTGCATTGATCCCTCTGGCTCGTCTATTCGGCACCCTGGGGATCTTTGGATCCGTCATAGGCGTGATCCTGTTTCACGTGGGGTTTGGGCTGCCGTTCGCGATCTTCCTGCTTCGAAACTTCTTCTTGCAAGTACCAAGGGAATTACTTGAGGCCGCACGAATTGACGGTGCGGGCGAATGGCGCACCTTTTTCCAGGTCGTGCTACCTCTCGGGTTGCCAGCAATCGCTTCCCTCGCTATTTTCCAGTTCCTCTGGGTGTGGAATGACATGCTCGTTGCACTGATTTTCACCAATTCGAATTCGATGCCACTCACCGTCGCGATCCAGTCCCAGCTACGGCAATTTTCCGCGAACATCGATGTGTTGGCCTCTGGAGCCTTCCTCTCGATGACCGTTCCGCTCATCGTGTTCTTCGCATTCCAGCGCTACTTCGTCCAGGCTCTTCTTGCGGGAGCGCAAAAGTAG
- a CDS encoding HAD-IA family hydrolase, with translation MTTDQTLMTELETGRVTALLFDLDGVLTPTSDLHRMAWRQLFEPFLEELGASPYSEDDYYRYLDGKQRMDGVASLLRSREIELAWGGPDEALAVGEASVWSLAEQKNAEFNSILADRGVQPYPGSLALLEYVQKFPGVRSAVVSSSKNAPEILRISGLDRFFDAVVDGTYAAEHGLPGKPSADTFLRAAELLDSSPAQSVVFEDAVSGVEAGSAGSFREVIGVDRGAGSEVLRRAGATVVVDDLGNLLPEHKGGA, from the coding sequence TTGACGACAGACCAGACGCTAATGACCGAACTGGAAACCGGGCGAGTGACGGCCCTGTTGTTTGATCTGGACGGGGTCCTTACTCCTACCTCAGATCTGCACCGCATGGCTTGGCGTCAACTTTTTGAGCCGTTTCTGGAAGAACTCGGCGCATCTCCATACTCAGAGGACGACTACTACCGATACCTCGACGGGAAGCAGCGGATGGATGGAGTCGCATCTCTGCTTCGCTCCAGAGAAATCGAACTAGCATGGGGCGGCCCGGACGAGGCGCTTGCTGTGGGCGAGGCGAGTGTATGGTCACTGGCCGAACAAAAGAACGCAGAGTTCAACTCCATCCTGGCTGACCGTGGGGTTCAGCCATACCCGGGGTCGCTAGCGCTGCTTGAATACGTGCAAAAATTTCCAGGAGTGCGTAGCGCGGTGGTTTCCTCCTCCAAGAATGCCCCTGAAATTTTGCGTATCTCGGGGCTCGATCGATTCTTTGATGCGGTCGTTGATGGCACCTACGCCGCGGAGCATGGACTGCCGGGAAAACCCAGCGCCGACACGTTTTTGCGTGCCGCCGAGTTGCTCGACTCATCCCCTGCTCAGTCAGTGGTTTTCGAGGATGCAGTCTCCGGCGTTGAGGCCGGGAGCGCTGGCAGTTTTCGGGAGGTTATCGGCGTTGATCGAGGGGCCGGCTCCGAAGTGCTCCGGCGTGCTGGAGCAACAGTCGTGGTTGATGACTTAGGAAACCTGCTTCCAGAACACAAGGGCGGTGCGTAG